The window TCCCGGCCGCCTGCAGCCCGCACTCCTGGTCGGCCGGGGCGGTGCTGATGTTCCTGCGCTCCATGCTCGGCCTGGACCCCAAGGGAGAACACCTGATCGTCCGCCCGCACCTGCCGCGGGACATCGGCCGGATCGAGCTGCTGGACATTCCCGGTCGCTGGGGTGTGGTCGACGCGTTCGGCCGCGGGCACTGACCGGCGCGGGCACCGACCCGTCTGGCACGCACGGTCGCCGGCGACGGGGCGGGGGAGTAGCCGGACCGGCGACCGGGTACCACGAAGTAACGACCTGCCCGAGCCCGTACGACCAAGGGAAGGACCAACGGTGACTTCGACCACGCCCCGTACCACCCTCGTCGACCTGGCCGCCGCCCCCGGCCCGTTCGTGTCGCTCTACCTGGACACCAGCGGTCGGGCCCCGGACACCGCCGAGCAGGTCCAGCTGCGCTGGCGGGCGGCGCGTCGGCGGTTGGCCGAGGCTGGCGCGCCCGACCACCTGCTTGACGTGATCGGCGGGCTGACCGGGCGGGCCTATCCCGACGGCGACACCCTGGTGGTGATCGCCGACGCCGACCAGGTACGGCTGGTACGCCAGCTGCCGGAACCACCGGAGCGGGAGATCGCCAGCTACGGTCCGGTCGCGCATCTGCTACCGCTGCTGCGTTGGGAGCAGCGGCAGCTTCCCGTGCTGGTGGTGGCGACCGACCGGGTCGGTGCCGAGATCGTCGCCCTGCAGCCGGACGGTGTGGAGGTGACCGAGACGGTCGCCGGAGAGACGTTGCACATCACCCGGTCCCATCCGGGTGGCTGGTCCCAGCGGCGGTACCAGCAGCGGGCCGAGGACCGCTGGGAGGCCAACGCGACGCTGGTGGCCGAGCGGCTCGCCGAACTGGTCGACGAGGTCCGCCCCTGGGCGGTCGTGGTCACCGGGGACGTCCGGGCGGTGCAGTTCCTGCGGGACAAGGCACCGACCCGGGTCGCCGAGCTGCTGCACGAGGTGCAGGGCGCCTACGACACCACCGACGCCGCGGTCGAACAGGCCGTCGACGTGGTGGAAGGCATCGCCGACGCCGACGTGGCCGCCGCCGTGGCGGCGTACCGGCGGGAGATCGGCCAGGCCGACCGGGCCGCCGGCGGGGCGTCGGACACGCTCGCGACGCTGGCCCGCCGCCAGGTCGACACCCTGCTGCTGGTCGACGGCCCGCAGGTGACGGCCCGTTCGGCGTACGCCGGACCCGCAGCCCGACCAGGTCGGTGCCACGGCCGGCGCGCTGGCCGTCTTCGGAGTGACGGACCCCGTCGAGGTGCCGCTGGGTGACGCCGCCGTGCGGGCCGCCCTGGCCGGCGGCGCCCGGCTGGTGGTGGTGCCGGACAAGCTCGCAGACCAGGTGTCCGACGGCATCGGCGCGATCCTGCGTTACACCGTCTGACAGGCGGCCGGGCCGTCCGACCCGGCGGGCGGGCCGGGTCAGCGGTGCGAGTGCGGGCGGGCCACCAGCACCGGGCAGTGCGCGTGGTGCACCAGTGTCTGGCTGACCGAGCCGAGTAGCAGCCCGGTGAAGCCACCCCGGCCGCGGGAACCGACCACCACCAGACCGGCCTTGCGGCTCGCCTCGACCATCACCGCGTCCGCCTCGACCCCTTCCAACGGCCGCTGCTCGATGGGCAGGTCCGGATGGCGCCGACGGACCGCGGTGACCGCGGCGTCGAGCAGTTCGCTGGCCTCCCGGCGGGCACCGTCGGCCGGTGCCGCGACCTCGGTGCTGTCCCGCATCGGACTCGGCCACCACACGTGGAGTACGGCCAGCCCGACCCGGCGCGCAGCGGCCTCGTCGGCCGCCGCGTGCAGGGCCTGCTCCGCGTGCGCCGACCCGTCGACGCCGACCAGCACCGGGCCGTCCGCCTCGACCGGCGCGTCCGGTGGGCGGACCACCAGTACCGGGCAGTGCGCGTGCCCGGCCACCTGTGAGCTGACCGAGCCGAGCAGCAGCCCGGTGAAGCCGCCGAGGCCCCGACTGCCGACCACGACGAGCTCCGCGTGCCGGGACTCCTCGATCAACGTCGGTGCCCCGCCGGCCGCCACCTGCCGGGTCTGTACCGTGATCCCGGGTCGCTCGGCACGCAGTTGCGCGGCGGTCTCGGCGAGCATCCGCTCACCTTCCTCGTTCGGCCCGGGCAGTTCGCCGTCGTACGGATTGATCGGGATCCCGTACCCGAAGGCGTGCAGATAGCCGTGGACCAGCACCAACGGCGCACCGTGCCGGACTGCGGCCTCGGCGGCGTGCCGGGCGGCGCACAGGCTGGCCGGTGATCCGTCCACCCCTGCGACGATCGGGTCACTCATCGTTCCTCCAGGACCGTGTCGATCACGTCGGCCGGATCCCGACGTGGCGTCGGTCGGCCGGGCTGACCGTATCCGATCCTGATGACCATTTGTGGTGTTCCGAACCGGCCGAGCGCCAGCCGGAGCTGCTCGCGGGCCTGAGCGACCTCGATCGGCTGGGACAGCATCGACGCCGCCAGGCCGGCGTCGGTGGCCGTCAACAGTACCCGCTGCAGCGCCTGCCCGGCGGTCAGCTGGTCGCTCGGCGTGTTGCCGGTCGCGCCGAGCACCGCCACCAGCGGTTCGGACTCGAAGTCGCGTCCCGGTGCGCGGCGGCTACTGCCGAACGGTCGTCGGGGAAGCAGGTCGTGCGGCTCCGCGACCGGTCCACCGGCGGCCGCCGGCACCCCGTCCGGTGCCGGGAAGTGCCGGGTCCAGCGCGCGACTTCCGCCCGGTACCCGGGATCCCGGTCGAGCACCCGGTTGGCGCTGGTGGCGATCTCCGCGACGGCGGTGACGGCGGTTGAGCCGACCACCAGCTCCAGCCAGCCGCCCTCGGCTCTGGCCGCCTCGATCAGCCGCCGCCGCACCGGCGGCGGCACCGGGTCCGGCCGCAACGGCAGCCGGTTGCTGTGCCGGCGTGGCACCGCGGCGTACAGCTGGGACTCGGCCGGCGTGGCCGGCCGCGGCGGTCCGGGCACCAGCCGGGCCAGCAGCCACGGGTCGGCCGGCTCGGGGCGGAGCCGGACCTCGGCCGGTGCGCCGGTGGTGGCCAGGGCGAGCCGCAGGTTGAACAGGGCGGCGCCGCAGCCGAGCCGGGCGGCCCAGCCGGTCGGATCGCAGGCGGTGAGCAGCCGGTCCGGGTCGAGGCGGAGCTCGATCGCGCCGCCGACCAGCCGGAACCGCCACGGCTGGCTGTTGTGCAGCGATGGGGCGCGGACCGCCGCGGTCACCGCGGTACGCAGCTGGGCCATGGTGAACGTGGTGGTCAGCATGACTACACGGTGCCCGGTCCGGGCCGGCACCGGCAGGGTCGTACGTCCCGGATTCCTCCGGGCCACCGGGCCCGCTCGCCCCACCGGGCCCCGACTGGCCCCGGCGCGCGGGACTTTGGTCCCTGGTCGCAACACCCCGCGACAGGGTAGAAACAGGGGATGATCCGCGTCTTCCTGCTCGACGACCATGAGGTCGTCCGCCGTGGCCTCGCCGACCTGCTGCAGAGCAGCGGTGACATCGAGGTGATCGGCGAGTCCGGGTCCGCGCAGGAGGCGGCCCGGCGCATCCCGGCGCTGCGCCCGGACGTGGCGATCCTCGACGCCCGACTGCCGGACGGCAACGGCATCGACGTCTGCCGGGATGTGCGGGCCGTCGACTCGTCCATCAACGGGCTCATCCTCACCTCGTACGAGGACGACGAAGCGCTCTTCGCCGCGATCATGGCCGGTGCCGCCGGCTACGTGCTCAAGCAGATCCGGGGCACCGATCTGGTGGACGCGGTGCGCCGGGTCGCGGCCGGCCAGTCGCTGCTCGACCCGGCGGTGACTCGCCGGGTGCTGGAGCGGATCCGCAGCGGGGTCGAGGAGCCGCACGAGCTGAAGTCGCTCACCGAGCAGGAACGCCGGATCCTGGAGTACGTCGCCGAAGGGCTGACCAACCGGGAGATCGCCGGCAAGATGTTCCTTGCCGAGAAGACCGTGAAGAACTACGTCTCCAGCCTGCTCGCCAAGCTCGGCCTGGAACGGCGGACCCAGGCGGCGGTGCTCGCCACCCGGCTGCTCGGCCCGCGTCACTGACACCGACGGGACCATTCCGGGTGGGGTCAGTCCCGTAACGGGACCATTCCGGGTGGGGTCAGTCCCGTAACGGGACCTTCCAGGTGAGGATGGTGCCGCGCGGATCCCCGGCGGCCACCGAGAAGGCTCCGCCGCGCTGTTCGGCACGTTCCCGCATGTTGACCAGCCCGCCCCGGGCCGCAGCCGGGCCCACTCCGACGCCGTCATCGGTTACCGTCAGCGCGAGTTCACCTTCGAGTGCCGACACCCGTACCACGACCTGGCCTGCTCCGGCATGCCGTACCACGTTGGACAGGGCCTCCCGCAGCACCGCCAGCAGATCCGGACGGATCTGGTCCGGCACGGCGCTGTCCACCGGCCCGTCCAGCTGCAGGGCGGGGCGGAAGCCCAACCCTTCGGCGGCCAGGTCGACCGCCTCGCGCACCTCGGTGCGCAGCGCCGCGCTCATCGGCGTACGCAGTTCGAAGATCGCCCGGCGGATGTCCCGGATGGTGGAGTCCAGATCGTCGACAGCGGTGTTGATCCGTTTGCCGATCTCCGGCCGGCCGCTGCACAGCGGCATGCTGCTCTGCAGCTGCAGCCCGGTGGCGAACAGCCGCTGGATCACCACGTCGTGCAGGTCGCGGGCGATCCGTTCCCGGTCCTCCAGCACCACCAGCAGCTCGCGTTCCTCCTGCGCCCGGGCCCGCTCGATGGCCAGCGCCGCCTGACCGGCGAAGCTGGCCAGCAGCGTCGCGTCCCCGTCGGCCGGCCCGGCCGCGTCCGCGCGGTGCGCCACCACCAGCACCCCATGCAGCGTCTCCGCGACCGTCAGCGGAGAGATCATCGCCGGTCCGGCGGTGACCGGTGCCGGCCACGGCGCCGCCTTCGCCAGGCTCTCCACCATGATCGGCTCACCGCTGGTGATCGCGCCGGCGAAGCTGGTCTCGTCGGCCGGCAGCACCGCGCCGACCAGCCCGGACGTCGATCCCTGCGGTACGTCCACCACCTCGACCGTGAACTGGGCCGCCTCGTCGTCGTTGACCAGGACCAGCACCATCTCCGCCTCGGCCACCTCGCGCGCCCGCCGGGCCACCAGGGTCAGCGCGTCGGTGCGGCGCACCGTGCCGAGCAGCACCCCGGTGATCTCCGCGGTGGCGGCCAGCCAACGTTCGCGCCGGTTGGCCAACTCGTACAGCCGGGCGTTCTCGATCGCCACACCGGCGGCGGCTGCCAGCGCCGTCACGATCTCCTCGTCGTCCTCGGTGAACTCGGCCGCACCCTGCTTCTCGGCCAGGTACAGGTCGCCGAACACCTGGTCGCGGATGCGCAGCGGCACCCCGAGGAAGCTGTGCATCGGCGGATGGTGCGGCGGGAACCCGTACGACCGGGGATGCTTGGTGATGTCCGGCATGCGGAGCGGTGCCGGATCGTCGATGAGCAGGCCGAGAACGCCCCGACCGTGCGGCAGGTCCCCGATCGCGGCGTGCGTTTGTGGGTCGATGCCGTGGGTGACGAAATCGACCAGCTGGCGGTCCGGGCCGATCACCCCGAGGGCGCCGTACCGGGCACCGGCCAGCCCGCACGCCGCCTCGATGATGCGCCGCAGGGTGCTGTGCAGCTCCAGATCGGTGCCGATGCCGACCACCGCGTCGAGCAACGCACGGAGCCGTTCCCGACTGGTGACGACTTCGCCGACCCGGTCCAGCATCTCCTGCAGCAGCTGGTCCAGTCGGACTCGGGACAGTGGGGTCAGGCCGAGCGACGGCGCGTCGCGGTGCTCGTCCGACGGGGGGTTCGCGGCGCTCACAGCGACGATGCTAACCGGCCCGTCGCCGGACCGGCTCGCTCAGACCGGCTCCGCTCAGTGCCGGGGCGGCCTGATCACGACCAGCGGACACTGGCTGCGGTACAGCAGGGCGTTGCTCACCGAGCCGAGCAGCAGCCCGGTGAAGCCACCCCGCCCGCGGGCACCGACCACCAGCAGCTGACCCCGGGCCGACTCCTCGGTCAGCACCTTGGTCGCCCGACCCTGGACCGACAGCTGCCGTACGGTCAGGTCGGGATGCCGCTCGCGGACCCCGGCCACCGACTCGGCGAGCACTGCCTCCTCCTCCGCCCGCAGCGCCGCCGCATCGTAGACCAGCGGCTGCATGTCGCCCGGGCCGATCGACGGCGGATGGGTCCAGGTGTGGACCGCGAGCAGCTCCGTACCGCGCAGGTCGGCCGCCTCGGCGGCGAACTCGACGGCCTGTGCGGACAGTTCGGAGCCGTCCACCCCGACGATCACCGGACCGCTGCGGTCGCAGTCGCCCCGGGCCACCAGCACCGGGCCGTCGGCGTGGGTCGC is drawn from Micromonospora sp. Llam0 and contains these coding sequences:
- a CDS encoding Vms1/Ankzf1 family peptidyl-tRNA hydrolase, which codes for MTSTTPRTTLVDLAAAPGPFVSLYLDTSGRAPDTAEQVQLRWRAARRRLAEAGAPDHLLDVIGGLTGRAYPDGDTLVVIADADQVRLVRQLPEPPEREIASYGPVAHLLPLLRWEQRQLPVLVVATDRVGAEIVALQPDGVEVTETVAGETLHITRSHPGGWSQRRYQQRAEDRWEANATLVAERLAELVDEVRPWAVVVTGDVRAVQFLRDKAPTRVAELLHEVQGAYDTTDAAVEQAVDVVEGIADADVAAAVAAYRREIGQADRAAGGASDTLATLARRQVDTLLLVDGPQVTARSAYAGPAARPGRCHGRRAGRLRSDGPRRGAAG
- a CDS encoding universal stress protein → MSDPIVAGVDGSPASLCAARHAAEAAVRHGAPLVLVHGYLHAFGYGIPINPYDGELPGPNEEGERMLAETAAQLRAERPGITVQTRQVAAGGAPTLIEESRHAELVVVGSRGLGGFTGLLLGSVSSQVAGHAHCPVLVVRPPDAPVEADGPVLVGVDGSAHAEQALHAAADEAAARRVGLAVLHVWWPSPMRDSTEVAAPADGARREASELLDAAVTAVRRRHPDLPIEQRPLEGVEADAVMVEASRKAGLVVVGSRGRGGFTGLLLGSVSQTLVHHAHCPVLVARPHSHR
- a CDS encoding nitroreductase family protein; this translates as MLTTTFTMAQLRTAVTAAVRAPSLHNSQPWRFRLVGGAIELRLDPDRLLTACDPTGWAARLGCGAALFNLRLALATTGAPAEVRLRPEPADPWLLARLVPGPPRPATPAESQLYAAVPRRHSNRLPLRPDPVPPPVRRRLIEAARAEGGWLELVVGSTAVTAVAEIATSANRVLDRDPGYRAEVARWTRHFPAPDGVPAAAGGPVAEPHDLLPRRPFGSSRRAPGRDFESEPLVAVLGATGNTPSDQLTAGQALQRVLLTATDAGLAASMLSQPIEVAQAREQLRLALGRFGTPQMVIRIGYGQPGRPTPRRDPADVIDTVLEER
- a CDS encoding response regulator transcription factor, with protein sequence MIRVFLLDDHEVVRRGLADLLQSSGDIEVIGESGSAQEAARRIPALRPDVAILDARLPDGNGIDVCRDVRAVDSSINGLILTSYEDDEALFAAIMAGAAGYVLKQIRGTDLVDAVRRVAAGQSLLDPAVTRRVLERIRSGVEEPHELKSLTEQERRILEYVAEGLTNREIAGKMFLAEKTVKNYVSSLLAKLGLERRTQAAVLATRLLGPRH
- a CDS encoding GAF domain-containing protein yields the protein MTPLSRVRLDQLLQEMLDRVGEVVTSRERLRALLDAVVGIGTDLELHSTLRRIIEAACGLAGARYGALGVIGPDRQLVDFVTHGIDPQTHAAIGDLPHGRGVLGLLIDDPAPLRMPDITKHPRSYGFPPHHPPMHSFLGVPLRIRDQVFGDLYLAEKQGAAEFTEDDEEIVTALAAAAGVAIENARLYELANRRERWLAATAEITGVLLGTVRRTDALTLVARRAREVAEAEMVLVLVNDDEAAQFTVEVVDVPQGSTSGLVGAVLPADETSFAGAITSGEPIMVESLAKAAPWPAPVTAGPAMISPLTVAETLHGVLVVAHRADAAGPADGDATLLASFAGQAALAIERARAQEERELLVVLEDRERIARDLHDVVIQRLFATGLQLQSSMPLCSGRPEIGKRINTAVDDLDSTIRDIRRAIFELRTPMSAALRTEVREAVDLAAEGLGFRPALQLDGPVDSAVPDQIRPDLLAVLREALSNVVRHAGAGQVVVRVSALEGELALTVTDDGVGVGPAAARGGLVNMRERAEQRGGAFSVAAGDPRGTILTWKVPLRD
- a CDS encoding universal stress protein, with protein sequence MNPEGPVLVGVDGSAAAVQAARLAAREAEMRRRPLRIVHAFVWPALQAPMALAPAVPPEGEVERYTREIVDEAARAAADEAPQIEIATQVVDGAATVVLLAEARSAALVVLGDHGFGPISGALIGSVASQVATHADGPVLVARGDCDRSGPVIVGVDGSELSAQAVEFAAEAADLRGTELLAVHTWTHPPSIGPGDMQPLVYDAAALRAEEEAVLAESVAGVRERHPDLTVRQLSVQGRATKVLTEESARGQLLVVGARGRGGFTGLLLGSVSNALLYRSQCPLVVIRPPRH